The DNA segment CCGATCCGGGCGGCCTCCCGCGGGGGAACCGAACTGTCCTGCCGGGCCGCTTCCTTGATGAGGTCCCCGAGGGTCGTCGAGGGGACGTACTCCATCACGATGCACGGCATCCCGGCGTCGTCCACGACGTCGTGCACCCCCACCACATTGGGGTGGTTGATGCGCGCCGCGGCCTGCGCCTCGCGGGTGGTGCGCTCATAACGCCTCGCCAGTTCGTCCGCGTCCAGATGCGGCGCCACATGCAAACGCTTGATCGCGACCTGGCGCCCAAGGACTTCGTCCCGGGCACGCCAGACGGTGCCCATACCGCCCTGGCCTATCCGCTCAACCAGGCGATACCGCCCGGCGACCAGTCGCCCCTCGTCCACCGACGCCGCCTCCGTCACCGCACGCCCCTCCGGAAACCCGTACGTATCCAGGGCGCAACGATAGTCGCCCCGGCCGGCGGAAAGCCCTCCCCCCACCGCGCGCCCGCGCAGGTGTTCGTGCGCGAGCCGGAGGCGCCGGGGCATATGCGAAGCCACGAGGGGTTTCGGGACCCCCCTGGGGCATCTCGGGGCCGCCGGCGGAAAATCTCAGGGATCTGCCAGGGTTTCCACGGATGCCCCACCTCCCCGGCCCAGGTCACCATGGGTCCATGAACGATGCAGCCCCCGGCGAGGAGCCGGCACCCGCCGGCCCCGCCGACACCCCCGCGCCGCACGCCCCGCTGCGCCGCAGCCGGCGCCACAAGGTGATCGGCGGCGTGTGCGGCGGGCTCGGCCGCCAGTGGGATCTCGACCCGGTGATCTTCCGGATCGTGCTCGCCGTGCTCTCCGTCGGCGGCCTCGGCCTCATCGCCTACGGCTTCGCCTGGCTGCTCATCCCCCTCGACGGCGAGGACGAGAACGAGGCCCGCAGGCTGCTCTCCGGCCGCGTCGAGGGCTCCGCGCTGACGGCCCTGCTCTTCGCGCTCGTCGGCTGCGGGCTGTTCCTGACGACCCTCGCCAAGGGCAGCATGCTGTCGTTCGCCATCATGCTGACGCTGGCGGCGGCCGGTTCCGCGTACTGGTCGCGGCGGCGCCGGGAAGTCGAGGCCAAGGGGCCGGAGTCGGTGGACGCCGCCACCGCCCAGGCCGTCGCCGACGCCCCGCCCGAGACCACGGCACCCCCGGTGCCGACCGGCCCGTCCTGGTGGCGCAACCAGCACTCCAAGGGCGGTCCGCCCTATCTGTGGGGGCCCGACAACACCCCGCTCCCGCTGGACATCACCTACCGCCACGAGCACGGCGCGGGTGCGCCGGCGGACGGCCGGCCCCGCGCCCGGTCCGACGCCGGCGGCCCGCCCGGCCCGTCCCCGGAGGGCGCCCCCTCCGCCCTCTCGCCCCGGGCAACTCGCCGCAGTGGCCACCCGATCGGCGGCTGGACGTTCCTCCTCGCCCTGCTCGCCGGCGGCGCCACCGCCTCGACCGTGTTCCACCAGGAGGGCTTCGTCCCCTCCCTCCAGGCAGGACTGGCGGCCGCACTGGTCGTCTTCGGCCTGGGACTCGTACTCAGCGCCTGGTGCGGACGGACCGGCGGCGGCACGGTCTTCATGGTGGTGCTGACGGCCCTGCTGCTGGCGGGCGCGACGGCGGTGCCCGACAACCTCACCACCGACTGGCGGAAGAACACCTGGTCCCCCACCACCCTGGCCGCCGTCCGGCCGCATTACGAGGTCGGCTCCGGAGAAGGGACGCTGGACCTCTCCGGCCTTCCCCTCAAGGGCGGCCATACGGTCCACACCAGCGCCGAAGTGGGCTTCGGCCGCCTCCAGGTGACGCTGCCACGCGGTGTCACCACCCGCCTGCACATCTCGCTCGGCCTCGGCGACGTCCAACTGCCCGGCGAATCGCCGCACGACGTCAACCTCTCGGCGGGCGGCGAGAGGACCCTCACGCTGCCCGCCGACGGCCTCAAGAAGGGCGAGAAACCACGCGGCTCGCTGGTGCTCGACCTCCACATCGGCGCGGGCCAGGTCGCCATCGAGCGCCCGACACCGTCCTCCGCCCCCACGACGCCCGCCGCCTCCACCCCCACCCCCGCGGCGCCCGACCCGGCCACGCCCACACCGGAGATACCCGACGCGGCGACCCCCACCCCACCGACACCCGGCCCGGCGGCGCCCGCGCTGCCGACCGCCCCGACCCCCGAGGGAGCCCCCGAGTGAAGCGCCACCGCTTCGAACCGGCCCGCCTGATCTCGGGCCTCACCGCCCTCACCCTCGGCACGGGCTACGGCCTCGACGCCCTCGGCCACTGGCACGCCCCCGGCCTCTGGCTCTTCCTCGCCCTGCCCGCCGGCCTGCTCCTCTCGGGCCTCACCGCCGCCATCCGTGCCACGACCCGCCGCGACACACCGCCGCCCACCGAACCGCCGCCCGCGCCCCACACCTGACGCGCCGGGACGAGCCCGGACGCACCGACACGGCCCGACGTCGCCGCCCTTGACGCCTGTCCCGGCGCGCTCCTGAGCGGCAGGACCGACGAGGCGGGAAGGAGCCCGGGGCCGCCACATCCAAGAGGTGCCGTGCCCACCCAAGAGGTGCCGTGCCCACCCAGGAGGTGCCACGCCCAGAAAGTGCCGCCCAGGAAATGCCAAAGGCAGCCTGCCCCCAGCCGAAGGGAAACCCGCCCCCAACCGAACAGCCGCGCCCGTCCGAACAGCCGCGCCCAGCCCACCAGCCAGGTCCGTCCGAACGGCTGCCGCCGGCCGGACGGTCGCCTCTAGCCGAACAGCTGGGTCCCGTGGCGCCTGCGGCGGTGTGACCAGGCCGCGTCGAGGGACAGCATCGGGGTGCCGGCCAGGATGAGCGGGACCCAGGCCATCAGGTAGGCGAGGTCGTTGCCGTAGTAGTACGGCGTGGTCGCCCAGCTCACGGTGAGCCACAGCGACAGCGAGATCAGTGCACCGCCCAGGGCCGCCAGCCGCCCCAGCAGTCCCACGAGCGTCCCGAGGCCCACTGCCAGTTCACCGGCCGCGATCGCATAGCCGAAGCCCACCGGGCTCTTCTGCGCGAGGTCCACGAGCTGGGGCAGCGCCGCCGTGTCGTGGACCTGGCGCAGCATGTCGCCGATCGACCCGGAGCCGCTGGGTGCCAGGAACGCCGGGTCCAGCAGCTTGTCGATGCCGGCGTAGAGGAACGTGGCGCCCAGGAACAGCCGCAACGGGAGCAGCGCATGACGCCCCAGTCGGCCCCGCGCCCCGGCGGAGCCCTCGACGGCCACCCCTCCCAGTTCGGCACCGATCGTGCGATTCGCGTGAACCATGACGTCCGCCTCTCCGTTGCCTCCGGGCGCAGACGATTGTGCCCCCGGCCACGCCTCCTGGGGAGATACGTACGCACGTGCGCGAGAGGTTCAACGAAGCGACGCACTTCCGGCGGCGGGGGCACACACTTTCGTCACGCGGCGGCGGCCGACGACGCCCGAAGCCTCCGGCGCCCTGCCCACAGCCCCTCGCCCCGAGCCCGCCGCCCGCACCTCCCGATCACCGCGCCGCACCTCCCGGCCACCGCGCCGCACGATCCCGGCCGGAGCCCCCTCCCCCGACCACCGCGCCCACACTCCCGACCGCCACCCTCCCGGCCACCGCGTTCCCGCCCCGCCGGGCGCCGCCCTCAGTCCAGGACGTCGACGGGGTAGCCGTTCGACTCCACACCCGCCGCGGTGATCACCCGGACCGTGACCCGGCCCGGCTCGACGTCGACCGGCACCGGCACGGTCAGCACCCCGTCCGTGGGGTTGGCGAAGCCGCCGGCCACCGGCACCAGGGGGACGGGGACATGGACATCGCCGATCCGCACCACGGTCCGGGCGAGCCCGTCGGGGGACCCGGCGCCCGGCGGGACGAAGCCGGCGCCGCGGATCTCGATGTCATCGCCGGTACGGACCGGCGCGGCGAGGTCGCCCAGCTCTCGGGAGCGGACGACCGAGAGGATCACCGGCCGTCCGCCCACCACGGCCTTCCCCCACAGGGAGGTCGCCCCGGAGAGCGCCAGGAGCACCACCAGGCCCCAGGGCAGTTGCGGCACATGCCCCGGCTGCCCGGCCAGCCGCACCAGGGCGTACACCAGCACGGACGCGTTCACCAGGACGTACTGCACGTCCAGGAGGCTGCCCCGGCCCGCGTCGTCCGCCAGCAGGTCGGCGGCCCGCGGCCGCCCGGCGGGAACCTTCTGCAGCCGCCCCGACCGCACCCGCGCCGACACCAGCCCGTACGCCACCACGGCCACCCCGCACCCGATGGCGAGCACCGCCAGCAGGGAGCCGGAGCGGGCGAGTTCCAGGTCCCGGAGCAGGGCGCTCCGCTCGTCCGGCGCGGCGGTCGCCGCCAGCTGCACGACCGTCGTCAGCACGATGTAGAGCACCGCGGCCGCCCAGCCCGTCGCCACCGTCCGCGAGGTGGACAGCCGCCCGTCCTCACCGATCAGCGGCGCCAGCACCCCGCCGTGCGCGCGGTGCCACCAAGCGGTCGCCGTCAGCAGCAGCGCGAGCACGACGGCCGCGAGCAGCCCCGCCGTACGGGTCACCGTCCAGCCGCCGCCGAGGGCGGTCAGCGCCTGCCCGAGCAGCAGCGCGATCACCGCGCCCCAGACGACCAGCAGGGTGCGCTTGCGTACGGACGTCAGCCAGGTGGTTCCCTCGGCGGCGCCCCGCTTGGCCACCTCCCGGGCGGACAGCGTCAGCTCGTCGGAGACCCACTGCCGGGCCGCGCCGGCGGAACGGGCGAGTCCGGCCGGCACCCCGTGCCCGGCGGCGAAGTCCTCGCGCAGCGCTATGAACGCGGCGACCGCCTCCCGGTGCCCCGCACGCGCCCCGTGCGGGCACTGTCCGCACCGGCACTCGCCGCCGGCGGCGCGCTCCGCGCCGTCCCCCGGCTCGCCCGCTCCGGCCATCCTGCCCGTCGCCTCAACCGACACGTCCGTTACCGCCCCGCCGCCGCTCGCCGCCAACTTGTTGGGTACAGAGGCGAATTGTGCCCCAACCGGCCGGGGCGGATATCAAACGTCCTGCTGGCGGCGGGTGGTGGGCGCATCGGCGCGTTGACGTACGCGAAGCGGCAGCCACGGCCGTCACACGCGCCCCACTGGATACGCACCGATGTACGCAGGGTTCCGCACATCTGACCGGCCC comes from the Streptomyces angustmyceticus genome and includes:
- a CDS encoding PspC domain-containing protein, translating into MNDAAPGEEPAPAGPADTPAPHAPLRRSRRHKVIGGVCGGLGRQWDLDPVIFRIVLAVLSVGGLGLIAYGFAWLLIPLDGEDENEARRLLSGRVEGSALTALLFALVGCGLFLTTLAKGSMLSFAIMLTLAAAGSAYWSRRRREVEAKGPESVDAATAQAVADAPPETTAPPVPTGPSWWRNQHSKGGPPYLWGPDNTPLPLDITYRHEHGAGAPADGRPRARSDAGGPPGPSPEGAPSALSPRATRRSGHPIGGWTFLLALLAGGATASTVFHQEGFVPSLQAGLAAALVVFGLGLVLSAWCGRTGGGTVFMVVLTALLLAGATAVPDNLTTDWRKNTWSPTTLAAVRPHYEVGSGEGTLDLSGLPLKGGHTVHTSAEVGFGRLQVTLPRGVTTRLHISLGLGDVQLPGESPHDVNLSAGGERTLTLPADGLKKGEKPRGSLVLDLHIGAGQVAIERPTPSSAPTTPAASTPTPAAPDPATPTPEIPDAATPTPPTPGPAAPALPTAPTPEGAPE
- a CDS encoding TQO small subunit DoxD: MVHANRTIGAELGGVAVEGSAGARGRLGRHALLPLRLFLGATFLYAGIDKLLDPAFLAPSGSGSIGDMLRQVHDTAALPQLVDLAQKSPVGFGYAIAAGELAVGLGTLVGLLGRLAALGGALISLSLWLTVSWATTPYYYGNDLAYLMAWVPLILAGTPMLSLDAAWSHRRRRHGTQLFG